The following proteins are co-located in the Pedobacter sp. FW305-3-2-15-E-R2A2 genome:
- a CDS encoding ribonucleoside-diphosphate reductase subunit alpha, whose amino-acid sequence MFVIKRDGRKEAVRFDKITARIEKLCYGFNVELVDPIDVAKKVIEGLYDGVTTSELDNLAAETAASLTTKHPDYALLASRIAVSNLHKNTTKSFSKTMEMLYLYVDSKTDKNASLIADDVWEVIKENADILDSTIIYDRDFGFDYFGFKTLEKSYLLKIEGQIVERPQHLFMRVSVGIHKGDIDSVIKTYNLMSERWFTHATPTLFNAATPKPQMSSCFLLTMQDDSIEGIYDTLKQTAKISQSAGGIGLSIHNIRATGSYIGGTNGTSNGIVPMLKVFNDTARYVDQGGGKRKGAFAIYLEPWHADVFSFLDLRKNHGKEELRARDLFYALWVCDLFMKRVEENADWSLFCPHEAPGLADCFGKEFEDLYERYEKEGRARKTIKAQELWFAILDSQIETGTPYLLYKDAANSKSNQQNLGTIKSSNLCTEIIEYTSKDEVAVCNLASLALPRYVINGEFDHQRLYDVTYQATLNLNKIIDYNYYPVEEAKNSNMRHRPIGLGVQGLADAFILMRLPFESEGARELNKEIFETIYFAAMTASHDLAVINGPYQTFKGSPLSKGKFQFDLWDVKPSSNRWDWESLRKKVVKDGVYNSLLVAPMPTASTSQILGNNECFEPYTSNIYTRRVLSGEFIVVNKHLLKDLVALGLWTPAMKDRIILANGSIQDIAEIPDYIKELYKTVWEIKMRSIIDMAADRGAYICQSQSLNLFINAPNTSKLTSMHFYAWKKGLKTGMYYLRTQAASQAVKFTVENQAGKNMEPVIPEHIEQVVEEITDGPVCSMEEGCISCSG is encoded by the coding sequence ATGTTTGTAATAAAAAGAGATGGCCGTAAAGAAGCGGTAAGATTCGATAAGATCACCGCTCGTATCGAAAAGTTATGTTATGGCTTTAACGTCGAACTGGTGGATCCGATCGATGTGGCTAAAAAGGTAATCGAAGGTTTATATGATGGGGTAACTACTTCAGAACTGGATAACCTTGCCGCTGAAACGGCAGCTTCTTTAACCACAAAGCATCCTGACTATGCATTGCTGGCTTCCCGTATTGCGGTTTCCAATCTACATAAAAACACCACGAAGTCGTTCTCAAAAACGATGGAAATGTTGTACCTGTATGTAGATTCCAAAACAGATAAAAATGCTTCATTAATTGCTGATGATGTATGGGAAGTGATTAAAGAGAATGCAGATATTCTTGATAGTACCATCATTTACGACAGAGATTTTGGTTTTGACTACTTCGGTTTCAAAACATTAGAGAAATCATACCTGTTGAAAATTGAAGGTCAGATCGTAGAGCGTCCTCAGCATTTATTCATGAGGGTTTCTGTAGGTATTCACAAAGGTGATATCGACAGCGTAATCAAAACTTACAACCTGATGAGTGAACGTTGGTTTACACATGCGACTCCAACTTTATTTAATGCTGCTACACCAAAACCTCAAATGTCTTCTTGTTTCTTATTAACAATGCAGGATGATAGTATTGAAGGAATTTATGATACGTTAAAACAAACGGCTAAAATTTCACAAAGTGCAGGTGGTATTGGATTGAGCATTCACAATATCCGTGCAACGGGTTCTTATATTGGTGGTACCAATGGAACCAGTAACGGTATCGTTCCAATGTTAAAAGTGTTCAATGATACTGCGCGTTATGTAGATCAGGGTGGAGGTAAACGTAAAGGTGCCTTTGCAATTTACTTAGAGCCTTGGCATGCAGATGTATTCAGTTTTCTTGACCTGCGTAAAAACCATGGTAAGGAAGAACTTCGTGCCCGTGATTTATTCTATGCACTTTGGGTTTGTGACTTATTCATGAAACGTGTAGAAGAAAATGCAGACTGGAGTTTATTCTGTCCGCATGAAGCACCGGGACTAGCCGATTGCTTCGGTAAAGAATTCGAAGATTTATACGAACGTTACGAAAAAGAAGGAAGAGCACGTAAGACGATCAAAGCTCAGGAATTATGGTTCGCCATCCTGGATTCACAGATCGAAACCGGTACGCCTTACTTGTTGTATAAAGATGCTGCCAACAGCAAATCAAACCAGCAAAACCTGGGTACGATCAAAAGTTCCAACCTTTGTACAGAGATCATCGAGTATACCTCTAAAGATGAAGTTGCAGTATGTAACTTAGCTTCTCTGGCTTTACCAAGATACGTGATCAATGGTGAGTTCGATCACCAGAGATTATATGATGTGACTTATCAGGCGACTTTAAACCTGAATAAAATCATCGATTATAACTATTACCCTGTTGAAGAGGCTAAAAACTCTAACATGCGTCACAGACCAATTGGTTTAGGTGTACAGGGCTTAGCAGATGCCTTTATCTTAATGCGTTTGCCTTTCGAAAGTGAAGGTGCACGTGAATTGAATAAAGAAATCTTCGAAACGATCTATTTTGCAGCAATGACTGCTTCACATGACCTTGCGGTAATCAATGGCCCTTATCAGACCTTTAAAGGGTCTCCTTTATCGAAAGGTAAATTCCAGTTTGACCTTTGGGATGTAAAACCAAGCAGTAACCGTTGGGATTGGGAAAGTCTACGCAAGAAAGTAGTAAAAGATGGGGTATATAACTCTCTTTTAGTGGCACCAATGCCTACTGCTTCTACTTCTCAGATTTTAGGTAACAATGAGTGCTTTGAGCCGTATACTTCTAACATCTATACGAGAAGGGTATTGAGCGGAGAGTTTATCGTAGTAAACAAACACTTGTTGAAAGATCTTGTTGCTTTGGGTCTTTGGACTCCTGCAATGAAAGACAGAATCATTTTAGCGAATGGATCTATCCAGGACATCGCTGAGATCCCTGATTATATCAAAGAGCTGTACAAAACAGTTTGGGAAATTAAAATGCGCAGCATTATTGATATGGCTGCCGACAGAGGTGCTTATATCTGTCAGTCGCAATCCCTAAACTTGTTTATCAATGCACCGAATACTTCGAAACTGACTTCAATGCACTTCTATGCATGGAAGAAAGGATTGAAAACCGGTATGTATTATTTACGTACACAAGCGGCTTCTCAGGCAGTTAAATTTACTGTAGAGAATCAGGCTGGTAAAAACATGGAGCCGGTAATTCCGGAACATATCGAGCAGGTAGTGGAAGAAATCACTGATGGACCGGTTTGTTCAATGGAAGAAGGCTGTATCAGCTGTTCAGGTTAA
- a CDS encoding septal ring lytic transglycosylase RlpA family protein, producing MKYCLFLCFMLSFAGISARENFRKQETEADSTVRTKTGYATYYARKFEGRKTTSGVRYRASKMTAAHLTLPFGTVVKVTNLSNGKSVDVKVNDRGPHSKKYIIDLSAGAAKKLGFYRMGHSKVEISYQLHRE from the coding sequence ATGAAGTATTGTTTATTTTTATGTTTTATGTTGTCTTTCGCGGGCATCTCTGCCCGGGAAAATTTCAGGAAGCAAGAGACAGAAGCAGACTCCACTGTTCGTACAAAAACAGGATATGCTACTTATTATGCCCGGAAATTTGAAGGACGCAAAACAACGAGTGGGGTGAGATACCGTGCCAGCAAAATGACTGCCGCACATTTGACATTACCTTTCGGAACTGTAGTAAAAGTAACCAATTTATCTAATGGTAAATCTGTCGATGTGAAGGTGAATGACAGAGGTCCACACAGCAAAAAATACATCATCGATCTTTCCGCTGGCGCAGCAAAAAAACTGGGCTTCTACAGGATGGGACATTCAAAGGTAGAGATCAGCTACCAGCTTCACAGAGAATAG
- the sucD gene encoding succinate--CoA ligase subunit alpha encodes MSVLVNKDSKVIVQGFTGNEGTYHASQMIDYGTNVVGGVTPGKGGQTHLDRPVFNTVKDAVDKAGANVSIIFVPPAFAADAIMEAAEAGIKVIVCITEGIPTKDMIQVKEYISDRDCRLIGPNCPGIITADEAKIGIMPGFIFKKGTVGVVSKSGTLTYEAVDQVVKAGLGITTAIGIGGDPIIGTTTKEAVELLMNDPETEGIIMIGEIGGGMEAEAALWIKEHGTKPVVGFIAGQTAPPGRRMGHAGAIVGGADDTAAAKMKIMAECGIRVVESPAEIGDAMAELLKK; translated from the coding sequence ATGAGTGTTTTAGTAAATAAGGATTCAAAAGTTATTGTTCAGGGTTTTACTGGAAATGAGGGTACTTATCATGCCTCTCAAATGATAGATTACGGAACTAACGTTGTTGGTGGTGTAACGCCAGGCAAAGGTGGCCAGACTCATTTAGACAGGCCCGTATTTAATACGGTAAAAGATGCGGTTGATAAAGCCGGTGCCAATGTATCTATCATTTTCGTTCCTCCGGCTTTTGCTGCAGATGCCATTATGGAAGCTGCTGAGGCAGGAATTAAAGTTATCGTTTGTATTACTGAAGGTATCCCTACAAAGGATATGATTCAGGTAAAAGAATATATTTCTGACAGAGATTGTCGTTTAATCGGTCCAAACTGCCCGGGTATCATCACTGCTGATGAGGCTAAAATTGGTATTATGCCAGGTTTTATCTTCAAAAAAGGTACAGTTGGTGTAGTCTCTAAATCAGGTACTTTGACTTATGAAGCAGTTGATCAGGTAGTTAAGGCAGGTTTGGGAATTACTACAGCTATCGGTATCGGTGGTGACCCAATCATTGGTACAACTACTAAAGAAGCGGTTGAATTGTTGATGAATGATCCTGAAACTGAAGGCATCATCATGATCGGTGAAATCGGTGGTGGTATGGAAGCCGAAGCAGCGCTTTGGATCAAAGAACATGGAACTAAACCAGTTGTAGGATTCATCGCCGGACAAACTGCGCCTCCGGGACGTAGAATGGGCCACGCAGGTGCAATCGTTGGTGGTGCTGATGATACTGCTGCGGCAAAAATGAAAATTATGGCTGAATGCGGTATCCGTGTAGTAGAAAGTCCTGCTGAAATCGGTGATGCAATGGCTGAACTGTTGAAGAAATAA
- a CDS encoding ribonucleoside-diphosphate reductase small subunit translates to MQEEEVLLKENKDRFVLLPIKYPEIWEMYKKSEASFWTAEEIDLSDDQKHWDNLNDGERHFISHILAFFSASDGIVNENLAVNFMSEVQLPEARCFYGFQIMMENIHSETYALLIDTYIKDPDEKDRLFHAIETVPCVKRKAEWALRWIDNGNFAERLVAFAAVEGIFFSGSFCSIFWLKKRGLMPGLTFSNELISRDEGSHCEFACLLYGMLKNKLSEEQVHGIIRDAVEIEKEFVTDALPVALIGMNAKLMSQYIEFVADRWLQELGYTKIYHATNPFDFMEMISLQGKTNFFEKRVGDYQKSGVLTSTEDKAAAFSLDDDF, encoded by the coding sequence ATGCAAGAAGAAGAAGTATTATTAAAAGAAAACAAAGATCGTTTTGTTCTTTTGCCGATTAAATATCCTGAAATCTGGGAAATGTATAAGAAGAGTGAAGCAAGTTTTTGGACAGCAGAGGAAATCGACCTTTCGGATGATCAAAAGCATTGGGACAATCTTAATGATGGTGAAAGACACTTTATTTCTCATATTTTAGCCTTCTTCTCTGCCAGCGACGGAATTGTAAATGAAAACCTTGCAGTGAACTTTATGAGTGAAGTTCAGCTTCCGGAAGCACGTTGCTTCTATGGGTTTCAAATCATGATGGAGAATATCCACTCTGAGACTTATGCCTTACTGATCGATACGTATATCAAAGATCCTGACGAAAAAGACAGGTTATTCCATGCCATAGAAACTGTTCCTTGTGTAAAGAGGAAAGCCGAATGGGCTTTGCGCTGGATCGACAACGGAAATTTTGCCGAACGTTTGGTTGCGTTTGCTGCGGTAGAAGGAATCTTCTTCAGTGGTAGCTTCTGCTCCATCTTCTGGTTGAAGAAACGTGGATTAATGCCGGGATTAACTTTCAGTAATGAGCTCATCTCAAGAGATGAGGGTTCACACTGTGAATTTGCCTGTCTGTTGTACGGCATGCTTAAAAATAAACTGAGCGAAGAGCAGGTTCATGGCATCATCCGCGATGCGGTTGAAATCGAAAAAGAATTCGTGACGGATGCACTACCGGTTGCGCTGATCGGAATGAACGCGAAGTTGATGTCTCAGTACATTGAGTTTGTGGCCGACAGATGGTTGCAGGAATTGGGCTATACCAAAATATATCATGCGACAAATCCGTTTGATTTTATGGAGATGATCTCCCTTCAGGGAAAAACCAACTTCTTTGAGAAAAGAGTAGGGGATTACCAGAAGAGTGGCGTGCTGACTTCAACAGAAGATAAAGCTGCAGCATTCTCCTTAGACGACGACTTTTAA
- the fabG gene encoding 3-oxoacyl-[acyl-carrier-protein] reductase has protein sequence MKLLEGKTALITGASKGIGRKIAEKFAEQGANVAFTYLSSVEKGQALEQELQSFGTQVKGYRSDASKFDEAEKLINDIVADFGALDIVVNNAGITKDGLLMRMSEENWDEVINVNLKSVFNVSKAASKVMMKARKGSIINMSSVVGVQGNAGQANYAASKAGIIGFSKSLAKELGSRNIRTNVVAPGFIRTEMTDVLDPKVVKGWEEGIPLKRAGEPEDVANVCVFLASDMSAYVTGQVLSVCGGML, from the coding sequence ATGAAATTACTAGAAGGAAAAACAGCATTAATCACCGGTGCTTCTAAAGGAATAGGCCGCAAGATTGCCGAGAAATTTGCGGAGCAGGGTGCAAACGTTGCTTTTACTTATCTGTCCTCAGTAGAAAAAGGTCAGGCCTTAGAGCAGGAGCTGCAAAGCTTCGGTACTCAGGTTAAAGGATACCGTTCAGATGCTTCTAAATTTGATGAGGCGGAAAAACTAATCAATGATATCGTTGCTGACTTTGGCGCTTTAGACATTGTGGTGAACAACGCAGGAATCACTAAAGACGGTTTATTGATGCGCATGAGCGAAGAGAACTGGGATGAGGTGATCAATGTAAACCTTAAATCTGTATTTAACGTTTCTAAAGCAGCTTCTAAAGTAATGATGAAGGCCCGTAAAGGATCGATCATTAATATGAGCTCTGTAGTTGGTGTTCAGGGTAATGCTGGTCAGGCAAACTATGCGGCTTCAAAAGCAGGAATTATCGGTTTCTCTAAATCTTTAGCTAAAGAATTGGGTTCCCGTAATATTCGTACCAATGTAGTTGCTCCAGGATTTATCCGTACTGAAATGACTGATGTACTGGATCCTAAAGTAGTTAAAGGCTGGGAAGAGGGTATTCCATTGAAAAGAGCAGGAGAGCCTGAAGATGTGGCAAATGTTTGCGTGTTTTTAGCTTCAGACATGAGTGCTTATGTAACCGGGCAGGTATTGTCTGTTTGCGGAGGAATGTTGTAA
- a CDS encoding carbon-nitrogen hydrolase — protein sequence MAKVQVGLVQMSCTGNKQENLDKAIVKIREIAAMGAQVVCLQELFTSLYFCDEENYENFKLAESIPGPSTDVLSKVAAELNVVIVASLFEKRAEGLYHNTTAVLDADGAYLGKYRKMHIPDDPGFYEKFYFTPGDLGYKVFKTKFAKIGVLICWDQWYPEAARLTALMGADFLVYPTAIGWATTQDEATNVEQYNAWQTIQRSHSIANGVPVVSINRVGEEAGVAFWGGSFVSNPFGTILYQADHSKEELKVVELDLSKSDSYRTHWPFLRDRRIDSYSQITKRYIDDESI from the coding sequence ATGGCTAAAGTACAGGTTGGATTGGTGCAGATGAGTTGCACTGGTAATAAACAAGAGAATTTAGATAAGGCGATCGTTAAGATCAGAGAGATTGCCGCTATGGGTGCACAGGTGGTGTGTCTACAGGAACTATTTACTTCATTGTATTTCTGCGATGAAGAGAATTATGAAAACTTCAAACTGGCAGAATCTATTCCCGGCCCATCAACTGATGTGTTGTCGAAGGTAGCGGCTGAGTTGAATGTGGTCATTGTTGCTTCTTTATTTGAGAAAAGAGCAGAAGGCTTATACCATAATACTACTGCTGTATTGGATGCTGATGGTGCTTACCTGGGTAAATACCGCAAGATGCATATCCCTGATGATCCTGGTTTTTATGAGAAGTTCTATTTCACGCCCGGTGATTTAGGTTACAAAGTATTTAAAACCAAATTTGCTAAAATAGGTGTCCTGATCTGTTGGGATCAGTGGTATCCTGAAGCGGCACGTTTAACTGCTTTAATGGGTGCCGACTTCCTGGTTTATCCAACTGCTATTGGCTGGGCAACCACTCAGGATGAAGCGACCAATGTGGAACAATATAATGCATGGCAAACCATCCAGCGTTCTCATTCTATCGCAAATGGTGTTCCGGTAGTGAGCATCAATAGGGTAGGTGAAGAAGCAGGAGTTGCTTTCTGGGGAGGATCATTCGTATCTAATCCATTCGGAACGATATTGTATCAGGCAGACCATAGTAAAGAAGAATTAAAAGTAGTTGAGCTGGACCTGTCAAAATCTGACAGCTACAGGACGCACTGGCCGTTTTTACGTGACAGACGCATCGATAGTTATTCACAAATCACCAAAAGATATATAGATGACGAATCTATTTAA
- a CDS encoding methionine-R-sulfoxide reductase yields MKTLINKTFILAGLLILTSLTACAQKQKKEDSKKITRNMEWNKLTKEEEDVIVRKGTEYPGTGKLLNNKEKGTYICRRCNAPLYRSESKFESECGWPSFDDEIKGAVERIADADGMRTEIVCANCKAHLGHVFIGEGFTAKNTRNCVNSVSMSFVPDKK; encoded by the coding sequence ATGAAGACCTTGATCAACAAAACATTTATACTGGCAGGTTTGTTAATTTTAACCAGCCTGACGGCTTGCGCCCAGAAGCAAAAAAAAGAAGATTCAAAAAAAATAACCAGGAATATGGAGTGGAATAAGTTAACCAAAGAAGAAGAGGATGTAATCGTACGTAAGGGTACAGAATATCCGGGTACAGGAAAGCTGTTGAATAATAAGGAAAAGGGCACCTATATCTGCAGACGTTGTAATGCGCCATTGTACCGTTCTGAGTCGAAATTTGAGTCGGAATGCGGATGGCCAAGTTTTGACGATGAGATCAAAGGTGCGGTGGAAAGAATTGCTGATGCAGATGGCATGCGAACGGAAATTGTATGTGCAAATTGTAAGGCTCACCTGGGCCATGTATTTATTGGAGAAGGTTTCACTGCTAAAAATACACGCAACTGTGTGAACTCGGTCTCCATGAGTTTTGTGCCAGATAAGAAATAG
- a CDS encoding cysteine-rich CWC family protein, giving the protein MAKHEIIPCERCGTPIECKANSYTKCQCSVVQLNLNEVQYISELYDGCLCAKCLFELQGEYKEMVAS; this is encoded by the coding sequence ATGGCCAAACACGAAATCATTCCCTGCGAGCGTTGCGGTACACCAATAGAGTGTAAGGCCAACTCCTACACCAAATGTCAGTGTAGTGTGGTTCAGCTCAATCTTAACGAAGTGCAATACATCAGCGAGCTTTATGATGGTTGTCTGTGTGCTAAATGCTTATTTGAGCTTCAGGGAGAGTATAAGGAAATGGTGGCCTCCTGA
- a CDS encoding agmatine deiminase family protein codes for MTNLFNDSPKKAGYRFPAEWVKHEATWLSWPHKEESWPGKLETIYTPYCQFIKIVAEGEKVRINVNDEETKAFAISELEKVGADLSQIEFYLNPTNDAWCRDHGPAFLLNEAKDQKAVVDWGYNAWGGKYPPFDLDDVIPTKIANHFGYPLYLPEIVMEGGSVEFNGAGTILTTTACLLNKNRNPHLTKEVIEQYLLEFYGAEQVLWLGDGIVGDDTDGHIDDITRFVNEDTVLTVVESNPLDENYILLQENLAALKEMRLLNGKPLNIVKLPMPSPVIHEDTRLPASYANFYIANTSVIVPTFRDVNDEKALKIIQDVFPDRKVVGIDSTDIIWGLGSFHCLSQQEPAI; via the coding sequence ATGACGAATCTATTTAATGATAGCCCTAAAAAGGCAGGATACCGTTTTCCTGCGGAATGGGTAAAGCACGAAGCCACTTGGTTAAGCTGGCCGCATAAGGAAGAATCCTGGCCGGGAAAACTGGAAACGATATATACTCCTTATTGCCAGTTTATCAAAATTGTAGCAGAAGGAGAGAAAGTAAGAATCAACGTTAATGATGAAGAGACCAAAGCTTTTGCCATTTCCGAATTGGAAAAGGTAGGCGCAGACCTTAGTCAGATCGAGTTTTACCTGAATCCAACCAATGATGCCTGGTGCAGGGATCATGGACCTGCATTTTTATTAAATGAAGCCAAGGATCAGAAAGCTGTGGTAGACTGGGGTTACAATGCATGGGGTGGTAAATATCCGCCATTCGATCTGGATGATGTGATTCCTACTAAAATCGCCAATCATTTTGGTTACCCGCTTTATCTTCCTGAAATCGTAATGGAAGGTGGATCTGTTGAATTCAATGGTGCTGGAACCATCCTGACCACTACGGCTTGTTTATTGAACAAGAATAGAAATCCACACCTGACAAAAGAAGTGATTGAACAATACTTACTCGAGTTTTATGGTGCAGAGCAGGTACTTTGGCTGGGAGACGGAATTGTTGGAGATGATACAGACGGACATATTGATGATATTACCCGTTTTGTAAACGAAGACACCGTTTTAACTGTAGTGGAGAGTAATCCTCTGGATGAGAATTATATTCTCTTACAGGAGAACTTAGCGGCATTGAAAGAGATGCGTTTGTTAAATGGTAAACCATTGAACATTGTCAAACTTCCTATGCCTTCACCAGTGATTCATGAGGATACCCGTTTACCTGCTTCTTATGCTAACTTCTATATTGCCAATACTTCGGTGATTGTGCCTACATTCAGAGATGTGAATGATGAGAAAGCGTTGAAGATTATTCAGGATGTTTTCCCGGATAGAAAAGTAGTGGGCATCGATTCTACGGATATTATCTGGGGACTGGGTAGTTTTCACTGTCTGAGTCAGCAGGAGCCTGCTATTTAA